One window of Candidatus Polarisedimenticolia bacterium genomic DNA carries:
- the add gene encoding adenosine deaminase: MSPSMSPKMMRRLERLPRVELHLHLEGSVTLRRLRRLWPGRRRERGLPGDPAQAYRHRSFTDFLRHFAMVTHALRKPTHLAQVTADLSRFLGRQRIVAAEVFLSAVIFTRRGVPFLEILDAVEEAARDGARRGGPSIRWILDGVRQWGVRALEETLECALSSRGRVLGIGLGGDERSVPAREFAALFAEARRSGLRTVAHAGEFDGARSLRDAVEWLGAERIGHGIRALEDPGVTRLLKREGVPLDVCPSSNLGTGVVARWRDHPLPRLVRSGMRVSLNSDDPALFRTSLAEEYRRAHRLLGFSPSALYRIHRQSLRASFLPEREKRRLLAESRRIWGGGAAGPEARERASGREEKAIGRRTASGRA; encoded by the coding sequence ATGTCCCCCAGCATGTCGCCGAAGATGATGAGGCGCCTGGAACGGCTGCCGCGCGTGGAGCTCCACCTGCACCTGGAAGGAAGCGTGACGCTGCGGCGCCTGCGCCGGCTGTGGCCCGGCCGCCGGCGGGAGAGAGGCCTTCCCGGGGACCCCGCGCAAGCGTACCGGCACCGCAGCTTTACCGATTTTCTGCGGCATTTCGCGATGGTGACCCACGCCCTCCGGAAACCGACCCACCTGGCCCAGGTGACCGCCGATCTGAGCCGCTTCCTCGGACGCCAGCGGATCGTGGCGGCGGAAGTCTTCCTTTCTGCCGTGATTTTCACCCGCCGGGGAGTTCCGTTCCTCGAAATCCTGGATGCCGTCGAGGAGGCGGCGCGCGACGGGGCGCGGCGGGGAGGGCCTTCGATTCGCTGGATCCTGGACGGGGTCCGGCAGTGGGGCGTGCGCGCCCTGGAGGAGACCCTGGAATGCGCCCTCTCCTCGCGGGGGAGAGTCCTGGGCATCGGGCTCGGCGGCGACGAGCGGTCGGTGCCGGCCCGCGAGTTCGCGGCCCTGTTCGCCGAGGCCCGGCGCTCGGGCCTCCGGACGGTCGCCCACGCGGGGGAGTTCGACGGAGCGCGCTCGCTGCGCGACGCCGTGGAATGGCTCGGCGCCGAGCGCATCGGTCACGGCATCCGGGCTCTGGAGGATCCCGGCGTGACCCGGCTGCTGAAGCGCGAGGGCGTTCCGCTGGACGTCTGCCCCTCCAGCAACCTCGGGACCGGGGTCGTGGCGCGCTGGCGGGACCATCCGCTGCCGCGCCTCGTGCGATCCGGAATGCGCGTCTCCCTGAACAGCGACGATCCCGCCCTCTTCCGGACGAGTCTGGCGGAGGAGTACCGGCGGGCGCACCGCCTTCTCGGGTTCTCTCCGTCGGCCCTTTATCGAATCCACCGGCAGTCGCTGCGGGCGTCGTTCCTGCCGGAGCGGGAGAAGAGGCGCCTGCTGGCGGAATCGCGCCGGATCTGGGGAGGAGGAGCCGCCGGGCCCGAGGCCCGGGAGCGCGCGAGCGGCCGGGAGGAGAAAGCTATTGGTCGACGCACCGCTTCAGGTCGCGCCTGA
- a CDS encoding AraC family transcriptional regulator gives MEFGFRPFPPLPPVTLADAAGFRFPAPSERAFLERLTSFDLEGARLPFEEIARSLGNVQPSELKIASLYAFELLCNVNRLVWRGAAEEGRRLENRAILIEVFSRLASAAELRSSFEERYWRIVAPFRGGSEGQHPAVCRAKAFIHESYQRKISLREVAAHLGLSRTYLSTLFRRECGITLTEYLHRVRLRRAQELMHSGPPALSKVAALVGYQNYRDFHRNFVRYQNASPKNFRRDLKRCVDQ, from the coding sequence TTGGAATTCGGCTTCCGTCCATTCCCTCCGCTTCCCCCCGTCACGCTCGCGGACGCCGCGGGATTTCGATTTCCCGCGCCCAGCGAGCGGGCCTTTCTCGAGCGGCTGACGTCGTTCGATCTGGAAGGCGCGCGGCTCCCGTTCGAGGAGATCGCGCGGTCCCTGGGAAACGTGCAGCCGTCCGAGTTGAAGATCGCTTCCCTGTACGCCTTCGAGCTCCTGTGCAACGTCAACCGTCTCGTCTGGCGCGGCGCCGCCGAGGAAGGACGCCGTCTGGAGAATCGCGCGATCCTGATCGAGGTCTTCTCGCGCCTCGCTTCGGCCGCCGAGCTCCGGTCGTCCTTCGAGGAGCGCTACTGGCGCATCGTCGCCCCCTTCCGCGGCGGATCCGAGGGACAGCACCCCGCGGTGTGCCGCGCCAAGGCCTTCATCCACGAGAGCTACCAGCGCAAGATCTCCTTGCGGGAGGTGGCGGCCCACCTCGGGCTTTCGCGGACCTATCTCTCGACGCTCTTCCGCCGCGAGTGCGGCATCACGCTGACGGAATACCTGCACCGCGTCCGGCTGCGGCGGGCGCAGGAGTTGATGCACAGCGGTCCCCCGGCTCTCTCCAAGGTGGCCGCGCTCGTCGGCTACCAGAATTACCGCGATTTCCACCGCAATTTCGTCCGCTACCAGAACGCCTCCCCGAAGAACTTCAGGCGCGACCTGAAGCGGTGCGTCGACCAATAG